A genomic region of Thunnus albacares chromosome 2, fThuAlb1.1, whole genome shotgun sequence contains the following coding sequences:
- the LOC122966601 gene encoding zinc-binding protein A33-like translates to MAERALFEGYLSCHVCSETFSDPVSLTCNHSFCSSCLQKFWEQAKNKNCPICKRKSSKDYPSINLSLKYLADSFAKRQNNSPETEKEKEKEEVVCDKHQEVPYWFCEDEQRAVCPVCDFLLHHGHKVVPVEQAVSDLKDQLKSDLKSLQDKRDKYKQVEKTYNEMIQHSKKQLLSTERKIRAEFNKLHQFLKEEEESRLAALREEEEQKGKTISREMKRIQEQISSLSDSISAVEEDLQKHNVSFLSSYKPTQTRARDQCSLSDPQLVSGALIDVAKHLGNLSFRVWEKMKEKVHFSPVILDPNTADPRLYLSDDLTSVRRGDTNQQLPDNPERHTKYITVLGSEGFSSGKHSWEVEVGDYPVWNVGLAKESVDRKGEIFSSPDYGIWCLWHGDGKYIDVVGETVRVKKSLQRIRVQLDYDRGEVSFYDPEDKTHIYTHRDTFTEKLFPYFNLGEAGDAKTTDIKICQTEISL, encoded by the coding sequence ATGGCTGAAAGAGCTCTTTTTGAAGGTTACCTGAGTTGCCACGTGTGTTCAGAGACTTTCAGTGATCCCGTGTCTCTGACCTGCAACCACAGCTTCTGTTCAAGCTGTCTGCAAAAATTCTGGgaacaagctaaaaacaaaaactgtcccatttgtaaaagaaaatcttcaaaGGATTATCCATCCATCAACCTCTCTCTCAAATACCTGGCTGACTCCTTTGCTAAGAGGCAGAATAATTCACCTGAGacggagaaagaaaaggagaaagaggaagtggtgTGTGATAAACATCAAGAAGTCCCTTATTGGTTCTGTGAGGATGAACAGAGAGCTGTGTGTCCTGTCTGTGATTTTCTTCTCCATCACGGTCACAAGGTGGTTCCTGTAGAACAAGCAGTCAGTGACCTGAAGGACCAGCTGAAATCTGACTTAAAGTCTCTACAGGACAAGAGGGACAAATACAAACAAGTGGAGAAAACATACAATGAAATGATTCAACACTCTAAGAAGCAGCTGTTGTCCACAGAGAGGAAGATCAGAGCAGAGTTCAACAAGCTCCACCAGTtcctgaaagaggaagaggagtccaGACTGGCagctctgagggaggaagaggagcagaagggGAAGACTAtcagcagagagatgaagaggattCAGGAGCAGatctcctctctgtcagacaGTATCTCTGCTGTTGAAGAagacctgcagaaacacaacgTGTCATTCCTCAGTAGTTATAAACCCACTCAGACCAGAGCCAGAGACCAGTGCTCACTGTCAGATCCACAGCTGGTCTCAGGAGCACTGATAGATGtggccaaacacctgggcaacctgTCCTTCAGAGTCtgggagaagatgaaggagaaggtCCACTTCAGTCCTGTCATTCTGGACCCAAACACTGCAGACCCCCGTCTCTATCTGTCTGAtgatctgaccagtgtgagacGTGGAGACACAAACCAGCAGCTCCCTGATAATCCAGAGAGACACACTAAGTATATCACTGTTCTGGGCTCTGAGGGCTTCAGCTCAGGGAAACACAgctgggaggtggaggtgggagaCTATCCTGTCTGGAATGTGGGTTTGGCTAAAGAGTCAGTTGACAGGAAGGGAGAGATATTTTCCTCACCAGATTATGGAATCTGGTGTTTATGGCATGGTGATGGAAAATACATTGATGTTGTTGGTGAGACTGTcagagtgaagaagagtctCCAGAGGATCAGAGTCCAGCTGGACTATGACAGGGGGGAGGTGTCCTTCTACGACCCTGAAGACAAGACTCACATCTACACTCACAGAGACActttcactgagaaactcttcCCTTATTTTAACCTTGGAGAGGCTGGTGATGCTAAAACCACTGATATCAAAATCTGTCAAACTGAGATTTCTCTGTGA
- the LOC122966622 gene encoding E3 ubiquitin-protein ligase TRIM35-like, giving the protein MAEKAALFEGYLSCHVCSETFRDPVSLTCNHSFCSSCLQKFWEQAKNKNCPICKRKSSKDYPSINLSLKDLADSFAKRQNNGSPETEKEKEKEEVVCDKHPEVPYWFCEDEQRAVCPVCEFSLHQSHKVVPVEQAVSDLKDQLKSDLKSLQDKRDKYKQVEKTYNEMVEHSKNQLLSTEKRIRAEFNKLHQFLKEEEESRLAALREEEEQKGKTISREMKRIQEQISSLSDSISAVEEDLQKHNVSFLSSYKPTQTRARDQCSLSDPQLVSGVLIDVAKHLGNLSFRVWEKMKERVHFSPVILDPNTAAHCLYLSDDLTSVRRGDTNQQLPDNPERNTKYATVLGSEGFSSGKHSWEVEVGDHPVWIVGLAKESVDKGEKYASPEYGFWCLVYRSGKYTDGADKTVTEKKSLQRIRVQLDYDRGEVSFYDPEDMTHIYTLRDAFTEKLCPFFGIGSAGDAKTTDIKICQTKI; this is encoded by the coding sequence ATGGCTGAGAAAGCTGCTCTTTTTGAAGGTTACTTGAGTTGCCATGTGTGTTCAGAGACTTTCAGAGATCCTGTGTCTCTGACCTGCAACCACAGCTTCTGTTCAAGCTGTCTGCAAAAATTCTGGgaacaagctaaaaacaaaaactgtcccaTTTGCAAAAGAAAATCTTCAAAGGATTATCCATCCATCAACCTCTCTCTCAAAGACCTGGCTGACTCCTTTGCTAAGAGGCAGAATAATGGTTCACCTGAGacggagaaagaaaaggagaaagaggaagtggtgTGTGATAAACATCCAGAAGTCCCTTATTGGTTCTGTGAGGATGAACAGAGAGCTGTGTGTCCTGTCTGTGAGTTTTCTCTCCACCAGAGTCACAAGGTGGTTCCTGTAGAACAAGCTGTCAGTGACCTGAAAGACCAGCTGAAATCTGACTTAAAGTCTCTGCAGGACAAGAGGGACAAATACAAACAAGTGGAGAAAACATACAATGAAATGGTTGAACACTCCAAGAATCAGCTGTTGTCCACAGAGAAGCGGATCAGAGCAGAGTTCAACAAGCTCCACCAGTtcctgaaagaggaagaggagtccaGACTGGCagctctgagggaggaagaggagcagaagggGAAGACTAtcagcagagagatgaagaggattCAGGAGCAGatctcctctctgtcagacaGTATCTCTGCTGTTGAAGAagacctgcagaaacacaacgTGTCATTCCTCAGCAGTTATAAACCCACTCAGACCAGAGCCAGAGACCAGTGCTCACTGTCAGATCCACAGCTGGTCTCAGGAGTGCTGATAGATGtggccaaacacctgggcaacctgTCCTTCAGAGTCtgggagaagatgaaggagagggtCCACTTCAGTCCTGTCATTCTGGATCCGAACACTGCAGCCCActgtctctatctgtctgatgatctgaccagtgtgagacGTGGAGACACAAACCAGCAGCTCCCTGATAATCCAGAGAGAAACACTAAGTATGCCACTGTTCTGGGCTCTGAGGGCTTCAGCTCAGGGAAACACAgctgggaggtggaggtgggagaCCATCCTGTCTGGATTGTGGGTTTGGCTAAAGAGTCAGTTGACAAAGGAGAGAAATATGCTTCACCAGAATATGGATTCTGGTGCTTAGTGTATCGCAGTGGAAAATACACTGATGGAGCTGATAAGACTgtcacagagaagaagagtctCCAGAGGATCAGAGTCCAGCTGGACTATGACAGGGGGGAGGTGTCCTTCTACGACCCTGAAGACATGACTCACATCTACACTCTCAGAGACGctttcactgagaaactctGCCCATTTTTTGGTATTGGATCAGCTGGTGATGCTAAAACCACTGACATCAAAATCTGTCAAACTAAGATTTGA